One window of the Suricata suricatta isolate VVHF042 chromosome 7, meerkat_22Aug2017_6uvM2_HiC, whole genome shotgun sequence genome contains the following:
- the LOC115295456 gene encoding cullin-9-like isoform X1, with the protein MSQWVDDGGYYDGMSMEAQSKHLAKLISKRCPSCQAPIEKNEGCLHMTCAKCNHGFCWRCLKPWKPNHKDYYNCSAMVSKAARQEKRFQDYNERCTFHHQAREFAVSLRNRVSAIHEVPPPKSFTFLSDACRGLEQARKVLAYACVYSFYNQDTEHMDVVEQQTENLELHTNALQILLEETLLRCGDLASSLRLLRADCLSTGLELLRRIQERLLAILQHSTQDFRLGLPSPSLETREAKGSNVPGSQPQSSSGLEMDEEEEEEEEDDEDDVPEWQQDEFDEELDNDSFSYDEESENLDRDAFFFGDEEDDDEAYD; encoded by the exons ATGTCCCAGTGGGTCGATGATGGCGGCTACTATGACGGCATGAGCATGGAGGCTCAGAGCAAGCACCTGGCCAAGCTCATCTCCAAGCGCTGTCCCAGCTGCCAGGCTCCCATTGAGAAGAACGAGGGGTGTCTGCA CATGACCTGTGCCAAATGCAACCACGGATTTTGCTGGCGCTGCCTCAAGCCATGGAAGCCAAATCATAAAGACTACTACAACTGCTCTGCCATG GTAAGCAAAGCAGCTCGCCAGGAGAAGCGGTTCCAGGACTATAATGAGAGGTGCACTTTCCATCACCAGGCCCGG GAGTTCGCTGTGAGCTTGCGGAACCGTGTGTCTGCCATCCACGAGGTGCCCCCACCCAAATCCTTCACTTTCCTCAGTGATGCCTGCCGGGGTCTGGAGCAGGCTCGAAAG GTGCTGGCCTATGCGTGTGTGTACAGCTTCTACAACCAAGACACAGAGCACATGGACGTGGTGGAGCAGCAGACAGAGAACCTGGAGCTGCACACCAACGCCCTGCAGATCCTCCTCG AGGAGACGCTGCTGCGGTGCGGAGACCTGGCCTCATCCCTGCGCCTCCTGCGGGCAGACTGCCTCAGCACCGGCCTGGAGCTGCTCCGGAGGATCCAGGAGAGGCTGCTGGCTATCCTGCAGCATTCCACCCAG GACTTCCGGTTGGGTCTGCCGAGCCCATCATTAGAGACCCGAGAGGCGAAAGGATCCAACGTGCCTGGCAGCCA ACCCCAGAGCTCCTCGGGGCTGGAgatggatgaggaagaggaggaggaggaggaagatgatgaGGATGATGTGCCCGAGTGGCAACAGGACGAGTTTGATGAGGAGCTGGACAATGATAGCTTCTCCTATGACGAGGAGTCTGAGAACCTGGACCGAGACGCTTTCTTCTTTGGTGACGAGGAGGATGATGATGAGGCCTACGACTAA
- the LOC115295456 gene encoding cullin-9-like isoform X2: protein MSQWVDDGGYYDGMSMEAQSKHLAKLISKRCPSCQAPIEKNEGCLHMTCAKCNHGFCWRCLKPWKPNHKDYYNCSAMVSKAARQEKRFQDYNERCTFHHQAREFAVSLRNRVSAIHEVPPPKSFTFLSDACRGLEQARKVLAYACVYSFYNQDTEHMDVVEQQTENLELHTNALQILLALQKQIYRPLKIQRRRCCGAETWPHPCASCGQTASAPAWSCSGGSRRGCWLSCSIPPRCGLSIPGVGARGLGSTE from the exons ATGTCCCAGTGGGTCGATGATGGCGGCTACTATGACGGCATGAGCATGGAGGCTCAGAGCAAGCACCTGGCCAAGCTCATCTCCAAGCGCTGTCCCAGCTGCCAGGCTCCCATTGAGAAGAACGAGGGGTGTCTGCA CATGACCTGTGCCAAATGCAACCACGGATTTTGCTGGCGCTGCCTCAAGCCATGGAAGCCAAATCATAAAGACTACTACAACTGCTCTGCCATG GTAAGCAAAGCAGCTCGCCAGGAGAAGCGGTTCCAGGACTATAATGAGAGGTGCACTTTCCATCACCAGGCCCGG GAGTTCGCTGTGAGCTTGCGGAACCGTGTGTCTGCCATCCACGAGGTGCCCCCACCCAAATCCTTCACTTTCCTCAGTGATGCCTGCCGGGGTCTGGAGCAGGCTCGAAAG GTGCTGGCCTATGCGTGTGTGTACAGCTTCTACAACCAAGACACAGAGCACATGGACGTGGTGGAGCAGCAGACAGAGAACCTGGAGCTGCACACCAACGCCCTGCAGATCCTCCTCG CTCTACAGAAGCAGATCTATCGGCCTTTAAAAATTCAG AGGAGACGCTGCTGCGGTGCGGAGACCTGGCCTCATCCCTGCGCCTCCTGCGGGCAGACTGCCTCAGCACCGGCCTGGAGCTGCTCCGGAGGATCCAGGAGAGGCTGCTGGCTATCCTGCAGCATTCCACCCAG ATGTGGACTCAGTATCCCAGGAGTGGGGGCCAGGGGATTGGGATCGACTGAGTAA
- the DNPH1 gene encoding 2'-deoxynucleoside 5'-phosphate N-hydrolase 1, with protein MAAAETGARERGETTQPGQAGSRALYFCGSIRGGREDSALYGRIVSRLRRFGTVLTEHVAAADLDARGEEASGGDRLIHERDLAWLQQADVVVAEVTQPSLGVGYELGRAVALNKRILCLFRPQSGRVLSAMIRGAADGSRFQVLDYEEGQVEAMLDQYFEANLPLAGGCHP; from the exons atGGCGGCGGCGGAGACCGGGGCGCGGGAACGCGGTGAGACGACACAGCCAGGCCAGGCGGGGAGCCGGGCCCTGTACTTCTGCGGGAGCATCCGTGGCGGACGCGAGGACTCGGCGCTGTACGGTCGGATCGTGTCGCGGCTGCGGCGCTTCGGGACGGTGCTCACGGAGCACGTGGCGGCTGCGGATCTGGACGCGCGCG GGGAAGAGGCTTCTGGAGGTGACCGTCTCATCCATGAGCGGGACCTGGCCTGGCTGCAGCAGGCAGATG tGGTGGTGGCAGAAGTGACCCAGCCGTCGTTGGGGGTAGGCTATGAGCTGGGCCGGGCCGTGGCCCTCAATAAACGAATCCTGTGCCTGTTCCGTCCACAATCTGGCCGAG TGCTTTCAGCCATGATCCGGGGAGCAGCAGACGGCTCGAGGTTCCAGGTGTTAGACTATGAAGAGGGACAGGTGGAGGCCATGCTGGATCAATACTTTGAGGCCAACCTTCCTCTAGCAGGCGGCTGTCACCCCTGA